A window of the Acanthochromis polyacanthus isolate Apoly-LR-REF ecotype Palm Island chromosome 10, KAUST_Apoly_ChrSc, whole genome shotgun sequence genome harbors these coding sequences:
- the LOC127535920 gene encoding uncharacterized protein LOC127535920 gives MEVNNAPEKSDEPPAKKKRLCKYREEWTRKYTWVTAAFGDVNKAFCKVCRKDFSISHGGESDLKSHASGKQHVNNTNAVQTNTLLSSFFKPQDDSVYSKVAAAELTSVFHCVSHQQSYRSLDCAMKLTPKLYQDSAIAKLISCGRTKAEALVTNVLAPLASDFTHSLGTEQLFFSIATDASNKGNVKTFPLSVRFWTPEQGIQNRVLDFYEQAEESADAITDMLLKKLKENNLLIHNVSAFSADNAPVNYGKRHSVYQNLKQKNSKIIPANCPAHIIHNAVKRACNVLQVDVENIVLKSFNHFSCSAKRVASLKEMFEFVDMEYLTLLRHVPTRWLSLLPAINRLVSIWPAVKSYFLSLGQEECPRAIWDALKGHEHGEQDDPNELEITFFFLQNVLKIFSTAVLSLESNSLTSVEVYGVMNDLRVKLQQRKNDAFFGTKVDDIMASSPSNKVDRLRQEFSSFLQVAVDYLEKWFDFSQTGYLYNVQCLNIKEQREIRYSKLKDAVCALNMEEHLDLDELYNENCALKNVLAHLDTSSNSVGDLWAQVLKTPSTFPQFTKLLSFVLSVPVSNAYSERVFSIMKGAWTDVRNRCSMELVRAEIKIKMNLAMTCAEFYKFILENKKALFAVKSSAKYSNSTESSQKPPSRQTNEDNTRGSRDMGETS, from the exons ATGGAGGTGAACAATGCTCCGGAAAAATCTGATGAACCCccagcaaagaaaaaacgtcTGTGCAAATACCGAGAGGAATGGACGAGGAAATATACATGGGTAACGGCTGCATTTGGGGATGTAAATAAGGCGTTCTGTAAAGTGTGCCGAAAAGACTTTAGTATTTCTCACGGGGGAGAGTCAGACCTCAAGTCTCACGCTAGCGGCAAGCAGCATGTAAATAACACTAACGCTGTACAGACCAACACTTTGCTATCATCATTCTTCAAGCCACAGGATGACTCAGTGTACAGTAAGGTTGCTGCTGCAGAGTTAACTTCTGTATTTCACTGCGTTTCTCATCAGCAGTCATACCGGTCCCTTGACTGCGCAATGAAACTGACACCAAAACTGTACCAAGATTCAGCCATTGCCAAACTCATAAGCTGTGGTCGCACCAAAGCAGAGGCCCTTGTCACCAATGTACTGGCTCCTCTTGCATCTGACTTCACCCATAGCCTTGGCACAGAGCAGCTCTTTTTTTCTATCGCTACTGATGCTTCAAATAAAGGCAATGTGAAAACATTTCCTCTCTCAGTGAGATTTTGGACCCCAGAGCAAGGCATTCAGAACAGAGTGCTGGATTTCTATGAACAGGCAGAGGAAAGTGCGGATGCAATCACTGACATGttgttaaaaaagttaaagGAAAACAACCTCCTCATCCACAACGTATCAGCTTTCTCCGCTGATAATGCGCCAGTAAATTATGGCAAGCGACACTCAGTTTACCAAAAtctaaagcagaaaaacagcaagatCATCCCAGCAAACTGCCCAGCTCACATCATCCACAATGCAGTTAAAAGGGCCTGCAATGTGCTACAAGTCGATGTTGAAAACATAGTTCTTAAATCATTCAACCATTTCAGCTGCTCCGCAAAAAGAGTTGccagtttaaaagaaatgtttgaatttgTTGATATGGAGTATCTTACCTTGTTACGCCACGTCCCCACACGCTGGTTGAGCTTGCTCCCTGCAATAAATCGACTGGTGAGCATCTGGCCTGCTgtgaaaagttattttttgtcgCTGGGCCAGGAGGAATGCCCCCGTGCCATTTGGGATGCGCTCAAGGGGCACGAGCATGGCGAACAAGATGATCCAAATGAGCTTGAAATCACGTTCTTCTTCCTTCAGAATGTTCTCAAAATATTCTCCACAGCTGTCCTCAGTCTTGAAAGCAACAGTCTCACTTCAGTTGAGGTATATGGAGTGATGAACGACCTCCgagtcaaactgcagcagcgCAAAAACGACGCTTTCTTTGGCACAAAAGTGGATGATATTATGGCTTCCTCTCCCAGCAATAAAGTTGACCGGCTACGCCAAGAGTTTAGCTCTTTCTTACAAGTTGCTGTGGATTACTTGGAGAAGTGGTTCGACTTTTCACAAACTGGATATCTCTACAATGTACAGTGTTTAAATATCAAGGAACAAAGAGAGATCAGATACAGTAAACTTAAAGACGCAGTGTGCGCTCTTAACATGGAAGAGCATCTGGACTTGGATGAGCTCTATAACGAAAACTGCGCTCTGAAGAATGTATTGGCCCATCTGGACACGAGCAGCAACTCAGTTGGCGATCTTTGGGCCCAAGTACTGAAGACCCCGTCCACGTTTCCGCAGTTTACAAAATTATTGTCCTTCGTCCTCAGCGTTCCTGTGAGCAATGCTTACTCAGAGCGGGTCTTCTCCATCATGAAAGGCGCTTGGACTGACGTGCGAAACAGGTGTTCAATGGAGCTTGTCCGTGCagagataaaaattaaaatgaatctgGCTATGACCTGTGCAGAGTTCTACAAATTCATCCTGGAGAACAAGAAGGCCCTCTTTGCTGTGAAATCATCCGCGAAATACAGCAACAGCACCGAGTCGTCACAAAAGCCTCCTTCGAG gcaaacaaatgaagacaacaccCGTGGCAGCAGAGATATGGGAGAAACGTCATAA